The following coding sequences are from one Haliotis asinina isolate JCU_RB_2024 chromosome 3, JCU_Hal_asi_v2, whole genome shotgun sequence window:
- the LOC137276632 gene encoding uncharacterized protein isoform X2 codes for MAGCRAKSAFVLVMTLAVYVIIQEHIWAQITSYITFSDKVEVSRLENQRQPIRPVSLETVSFQSLLRDYTMKVKGMQAAGLWRHDIVKSCDEEIHPGYACVESSCPRPQPTTAEDNLRSVLSTISELDYQHLSLILGLFSDPPSNKRVMFVTAASSNHFRESQGLMRNLHQNVFPYISNYTFVYYDLGLLPWQRKQLEKHCRCEVRRFPQKYMPSRLQDLSCFTWKPIIIQANLPKTEILVWVDSCVRFWNKTAPYLLNDVERRGIITFGSNYSVGQHTMRETVAYMKEDACSLAPVSEDQGGFLLFHNELWIREAVVKPWVACAMSPNCMCPRHARHMNRCNVKVRMYNKCHRYDQSAINIILHKLFRGHRSSLYSPFNERPNVTLERGGRGGYFDELEKS; via the exons ATGGCGGGTTGCAGAGCCAAATCGG CATTCGTCCTCGTCATGACCCTCGCCGTATATGTCATCATCCAGGAACACATATGGGCGCAGATAACTTCATATATCA CGTTCTCAGACAAGGTGGAAGTGTCACGCCTTGAAAACCAACGGCAGCCAATAAGACCAG TTTCCCTGGAAACCGTCAGTTTCCAGTCTCTGCTGAGAGACTACACAATGAAGGTGAAAG GTATGCAAGCAGCGGGACTGTGGAGACATGATATAGTGAAATCGTGCGACGAAGAGATACATCCAG GCTACGCTTGTGTTGAGTCCTCCTGTCCTCGACCCCAGCCTACAACAGCCGAGGACAACCTAAGAAGCGTCTTGTCCACAATATCGGAACTCGACTATCAGCACTTGAGCCTCATTCTGGGGCTGTTCTCTGACCCTCCCTCGAACAAGCGAGTCATGTTCGTCACTGCAGCCTCAAGCAACCACTTCCGTGAGTCACAGGGTTTGATGAGGAATCTCCATCAGAACGTCTTCCCCTATATCAGTAACTACACATTTGTGTATTATGACCTTGgactgttaccatggcaacgAAAACAG CTTGAGAAACACTGTCGTTGTGAAGTTAGAAGATTCCCACAGAAGTACATGCCGTCCAGACTACAGGACTTGAGCTGCTTCACCTGGAAGCCGATCATTATACAG GCGAACCTCCCCAAGACTGAGATATTGGTCTGGGTGGACTCATGCGTGAGGTTCTGGAACAAGACTGCCCCATACCTGCTAAATGACGTGGAGAGGCGCGGCATCATCACCTTTGGCAGCAACTACTCCGTTGGCCAACACACTATGAGGGAAACAGTGGCGTACATGAAGGAGGACGCCTGCAGCCTGGCCCCCGTGTCTGAGGATCAGGGAGGGTTCTTGCTATTCCACAACGAGCTTTGGATACGGGAAGCCGTCGTCAAGCCCTGGGTAGCATGTGCCATGAGCCCCAACTGTATGTGCCCTCGACATGCAAGACATATGAACAGATGTAACGTCAAAGTCCGAATGTACAATAAGTGTCATCGTTATGACCAATCTGCGATCAATATCATACTTCACAAACTGTTTCGTGGCCACAGAAGTAGTTTGTATTCTCCATTCAACGAGCGTCCAAATGTGACTCTGGAACGCGGGGGGAGGGGTGGATATTTTGATGAACTTGAAAAGTCTTAA
- the LOC137276632 gene encoding uncharacterized protein isoform X1 — protein MAGCRAKSAFVLVMTLAVYVIIQEHIWAQITSYITFSDKVEVSRLENQRQPIRPVSLETVSFQSLLRDYTMKVKGMQAAGLWRHDIVKSCDEEIHPVLSPGYACVESSCPRPQPTTAEDNLRSVLSTISELDYQHLSLILGLFSDPPSNKRVMFVTAASSNHFRESQGLMRNLHQNVFPYISNYTFVYYDLGLLPWQRKQLEKHCRCEVRRFPQKYMPSRLQDLSCFTWKPIIIQANLPKTEILVWVDSCVRFWNKTAPYLLNDVERRGIITFGSNYSVGQHTMRETVAYMKEDACSLAPVSEDQGGFLLFHNELWIREAVVKPWVACAMSPNCMCPRHARHMNRCNVKVRMYNKCHRYDQSAINIILHKLFRGHRSSLYSPFNERPNVTLERGGRGGYFDELEKS, from the exons ATGGCGGGTTGCAGAGCCAAATCGG CATTCGTCCTCGTCATGACCCTCGCCGTATATGTCATCATCCAGGAACACATATGGGCGCAGATAACTTCATATATCA CGTTCTCAGACAAGGTGGAAGTGTCACGCCTTGAAAACCAACGGCAGCCAATAAGACCAG TTTCCCTGGAAACCGTCAGTTTCCAGTCTCTGCTGAGAGACTACACAATGAAGGTGAAAG GTATGCAAGCAGCGGGACTGTGGAGACATGATATAGTGAAATCGTGCGACGAAGAGATACATCCAG TTTTATCCCCAGGCTACGCTTGTGTTGAGTCCTCCTGTCCTCGACCCCAGCCTACAACAGCCGAGGACAACCTAAGAAGCGTCTTGTCCACAATATCGGAACTCGACTATCAGCACTTGAGCCTCATTCTGGGGCTGTTCTCTGACCCTCCCTCGAACAAGCGAGTCATGTTCGTCACTGCAGCCTCAAGCAACCACTTCCGTGAGTCACAGGGTTTGATGAGGAATCTCCATCAGAACGTCTTCCCCTATATCAGTAACTACACATTTGTGTATTATGACCTTGgactgttaccatggcaacgAAAACAG CTTGAGAAACACTGTCGTTGTGAAGTTAGAAGATTCCCACAGAAGTACATGCCGTCCAGACTACAGGACTTGAGCTGCTTCACCTGGAAGCCGATCATTATACAG GCGAACCTCCCCAAGACTGAGATATTGGTCTGGGTGGACTCATGCGTGAGGTTCTGGAACAAGACTGCCCCATACCTGCTAAATGACGTGGAGAGGCGCGGCATCATCACCTTTGGCAGCAACTACTCCGTTGGCCAACACACTATGAGGGAAACAGTGGCGTACATGAAGGAGGACGCCTGCAGCCTGGCCCCCGTGTCTGAGGATCAGGGAGGGTTCTTGCTATTCCACAACGAGCTTTGGATACGGGAAGCCGTCGTCAAGCCCTGGGTAGCATGTGCCATGAGCCCCAACTGTATGTGCCCTCGACATGCAAGACATATGAACAGATGTAACGTCAAAGTCCGAATGTACAATAAGTGTCATCGTTATGACCAATCTGCGATCAATATCATACTTCACAAACTGTTTCGTGGCCACAGAAGTAGTTTGTATTCTCCATTCAACGAGCGTCCAAATGTGACTCTGGAACGCGGGGGGAGGGGTGGATATTTTGATGAACTTGAAAAGTCTTAA